ATGTTTCACTAAACGACATGAAAGAATCCTGTTTTTACAAAAGGTTTGGCTTGTTTTCGTATAGAATCACGAATATGGCATACTGAGCATTTCATGAGGCGTTCTGTTTCATGATTTGGTGGCTGTTACTGTTTTGAGATACCAGATACCGCTTGTTGTACCCTTTATGCTTTCTTTGCATACGATTACATACCCCTGTCTTGCAGCACAGTCTGTTGGAAGCATCAGCATATATATAGTTTTGGTTATCCGTTTCAGATATGGTTGTGCTAGCAATTGAATACATGTATATGCCGCTCAGCGTGGACGATTCTTTTCCCTCTTGAAACGCCTGGTCTAAAAGCGTGTGATATATTACATACAACTACTATTGTGCCTCTCATTGCTAATCTATTCCAGCATGGAAGCTTGGTTCGTGTAAAGTACATCCACCACACTGCTCAGTTTCTCGATGGTTGCCAGAGCCGCATCATAGGACTCATCCCGGTGCGtctcgtcaaagatgatgagacaaCCAGCCCCCTGGTCCAAAACCCCGATAATGACCTTGTCCAAGATCATCTGAGACAGTTTTCGCTCAACCTGCTGAGTGTCGAGGCCAACCATCTTGGCAATGTGGTCGATTTCGACGCGTGAGAAAGGCTCGATGACTTTGATTAGGTTCTGCTCCAACATAGCATCGTAGAGGCGGCGAAGGTGGTTGCGGATAAAAGCGTCGCTACCGAGCTCATATCGGTAAGACGAAAGTGCTCGCTCATATTCCTCCAGTGATCGATTCGAATGTGCGCGAGCAATGGCCTTCATAGCCTCTAGGTTCTTGCCTGCGTACTTCAGGGCTTGCTTGGAAGTCATAAGGTTGTTGACATCGTCAACGAGGTTTAGCATGATCTTGCACAGAAGCATGTACTGAAGAGCAGCCTGAGCTCGGGTGCTCTCATCTTGAGAGTGGTAGCCATCGAGAGCCTCAATGAAGTAAGAGAACGCGGTGTTGAAGTCCTTGTCCTCAGCATGAAGCATGCCGCTCTGCATATCGAGGTTGGCCTGTAGCATCGGAGGGGTGTATACGCTAGCGGCGCTTGTTCGTGCACTGGTAAGAGCGGCACGGGACTTGGGGATGTTGCCGAGGGCGTGGTAAACTCTCGACTCGAGGAGCTGAACTTCGACGAGTCGGAGCTTGTCATCCAGGCGCTTGAGCTCGCGAAGAAGGTTGTTAATGAGCCCGAGGGCTTCGTAGTAGGATTGCTTTGCCATCTGGAGAGTGACGAGGCGGACCTCGAGGTCCTGTCGCTGAAACGCGCGGCGCTCGGCGGTGGCCCATTCTATACAGTCCTTGGTGACGGAGATTTCGATATCGGTGCTATCGGGGATTTCCTTGATGAGGTCAAGCAGTTGACGGACTACATCGCCGCGTTAGCTAGCTGCTGCACTTCGAGGCAGAATCATGCGGTGCTAATAACATACCAAGCTTTGCTGACTTGGCCTTtgcgaaagaagagaagacggTTCTGCTCTCCTTGACCAAGGTCACCAACTCTTGGGTATTCCTGTCGGATTTGTTAGCGGGGCACAGGAACAGCGGTGTTGAAGACTGCGCACTTCTCATCTCGATACAGCTCTCCTAAACTGATCAGAGCGGTCTCGTACTCGCGAGTGGCAGCATCGGATGTGGTGCTGggagccttggagatgatgtccTTGTAGATGGCCTCAGCCTTTCGAGGATCAGACTTGGCGAGCTTCTGCGCTTCCTGAACCCTCGCTGATTCGGCCGCCGCCATTGTGAAAGGTGTGTTTACGCGTGTCGCTGAATATGATCGTGGGTGAGTGGATATGCGCTATGAAGGCGGAGACTTGACGTTGGGGGCGCTGAAGAGTAGTAGTGGCCGTTAttggatcttgaagttgtGTGGTTAGAGGTATGAATGTCGAAGCAATACCATAGTGAACAGCTACCTAACCTAACCTTAGCCTCCAGGTTGCCAGAGCACGACGTAGGCCAGTAAAAGAGTGGACCCTACAGCCTCATGAGGAAACAGCCCAGGACAGCAATTGGATCAATGATGCAGTGACGGGCTTTTGTTGATCCGCACATACAGTGAGTGCTTCCAGGGTACCTTAGGCATGCATCTGATCCAATGGCCCTTGCCCTGGCTGCCCTGCTATTGCCCGCCGCCGAATGGAAGCTTCCCGTCCCCGGAAGAGAAGCCGGCGCGACCCTTCTAAATTCGAAGCGAATCAATCATGCCGACAGCTAAAATTTCAGTCCTGACTCGGAGCTTCCAAACTTCCtgatacctaccttacctacccACCACAGCCACTGTACACTTACTTACTTAAGTGCATCAGCCTATCTCCGTCGagtcttcctcgtcttcctcgtcattTACTTTGTTCCTACCAAATTCTATAATACAATTCCTCATATACCCTCACAATGTTCCGACAGGCCATTGCTACCTCATCCCGCGCTCTGCGAGCTGCTCCCAAGGTCGCCGTCCCCCGACCTTTTATTCAGTCGCAATTTCAGGCCGCGCCCGCCTTTGCTCTCAGATCCGTTAAGCCTGCCGTGTCGAGATGGTACAGTGACGCTAAGGAGACTgagaccaagcctgctgaggaggcCAAAGCCGAGGAAAAGCCCGCTGAGGGTGAGAAAGAGAACGATCCTCtcgctgagctcaagaaggagcttgcagccaaggagaacgaggtcaaggactGGAAGGTTTGTGACAACTAAATGTACAATTTGACATGGGACATCTGACTGACGCTCTTGCAGGATAAGTGTATGCGCACCGTCGCCGATTTCCGCAACCTCCAGGAGCGCACCACACGTGAGGTCAAGGCCGCTAAAGATTTTGCCATCCAAAAATTCGCCAAGGATCTCGTCGACAGCGTCGATAACCTCGACCGCGC
This genomic interval from Fusarium verticillioides 7600 chromosome 1, whole genome shotgun sequence contains the following:
- a CDS encoding 26S proteasome regulatory subunit N6; translated protein: MAAAESARVQEAQKLAKSDPRKAEAIYKDIISKAPSTTSDAATREYETALISLGELYRDEKNTQELVTLVKESRTVFSSFAKAKSAKLVRQLLDLIKEIPDSTDIEISVTKDCIEWATAERRAFQRQDLEVRLVTLQMAKQSYYEALGLINNLLRELKRLDDKLRLVEVQLLESRVYHALGNIPKSRAALTSARTSAASVYTPPMLQANLDMQSGMLHAEDKDFNTAFSYFIEALDGYHSQDESTRAQAALQYMLLCKIMLNLVDDVNNLMTSKQALKYAGKNLEAMKAIARAHSNRSLEEYERALSSYRYELGSDAFIRNHLRRLYDAMLEQNLIKVIEPFSRVEIDHIAKMVGLDTQQVERKLSQMILDKVIIGVLDQGAGCLIIFDETHRDESYDAALATIEKLSSVVDVLYTNQASMLE
- a CDS encoding molecular chaperone GrpE → MFRQAIATSSRALRAAPKVAVPRPFIQSQFQAAPAFALRSVKPAVSRWYSDAKETETKPAEEAKAEEKPAEGEKENDPLAELKKELAAKENEVKDWKDKCMRTVADFRNLQERTTREVKAAKDFAIQKFAKDLVDSVDNLDRALGMVPKDKLNAPDRPEGLEDLANLYEGLKMTEDILMNTLKKHGLERLNPEGEKFNPNEQEATFMTPQPDKEDGTVFFVQQKGFKLNGRVLRAAKVGVVKNK